A portion of the Sabethes cyaneus chromosome 3, idSabCyanKW18_F2, whole genome shotgun sequence genome contains these proteins:
- the LOC128741844 gene encoding neprilysin-2-like isoform X2: MTSTTMQTVIKNPSWWRRRTALEKVLTLISIVCAIAVVALLVSLLTVLLSERINKADNGTSHSPQALTGSRRGKTIKFGSSAGKETDDLCLTPGCIHSASKALEQMDSSVEPCDDFYNYACGRMVRETNIPDEKVSVNTFSVIGDRLQEQLRSLVSEEIGENEGTPFKLAKNLFKLCMNKTRIEEKGTKPLLDILDTLGGWPVLKGDQWDSDSSWSWVKSVKDFRQQGYSTDYFFDFSVGTDLKNSTRRIIDTDQAALGISREYLVKGFESPIVSAYYSYMVDMAVLLGAEESRAKRELLDSLNFEIALANISLPNEKRRNATALYNPMTVKEFQKKYPYTNWVDYFNAILKDTGITIDENEVIIVSVPNFMEQLGPLLQNTPKRTMANYVMWRISGFSSFFLTEKLRKRQLQYSTALSGKQEQEPRWKECVDITSGSLPISVGALYIRKYFREDSKRAALDMVNDIKAIFVGILQKVDWMDEVTRKSALEKVGSMVTHIGYPDELMDDNKIAEYYEDLQFKPEDNYLNTILYMNQFGTTKAFKKLRQAVNKTDWITHSRPAVVNAFYSSIENSIQFPAGILQGQFFSYDRPKYMNYGAIGFVIGHEITHGFDDQGRQFDKNGNLVDWWQTDTKTAYLEKARCIIEQYGNYTEPNVKLNLNGINTQGENIADNGGIKEAYYAYRKWAEKNGPEPRLPGLEMTPEQMFWLSAAQTWCSVYRPETMKMRITTGVHSPGQFRVLGPMSNMVEFSKDFNCPSGSPMNPEQKCEVW; this comes from the exons AAATCCCAGCTGGTGGCGACGTCGAACTGCGCTGGAGAAAGTCCTTACCCTGATCAGTATCGTATGTGCCATTGCTGTTGTGGCTCTGCTGGTTTCACTTCTCACGGTGCTGCTTTCCGAACGGATCAATAAAG CGGACAACGGTACATCTCATTCGCCACAAGCTTTAACCGGTTCTCGACGAGGCAAAACCATTAAATTTGGCTCCAGCGCGGGAAAGGAGACGGACGACCTGTGTCTGACGCCAGGATGCATCCATTCGG CCTCCAAAGCACTGGAACAGATGGACTCCAGCGTGGAGCCATGCGATGACTTCTACAATTACGCTTGTGGAAGAATGGTCCGAGAGACCAACATCCCGGACGAGAAAGTTTCGGTTAACACCTTCTCGGTAATAGGTGACCGGCTCCAGGAGCAGCTGCGTTCGCTGGTTAGTGAGGAAATCGGCGAGAATGAAGGGACACCATTCAAACTGGCGAAGAACCTTTTCAAGTTGTGCATGAACAAAA CACGCATTGAAGAAAAGGGCACCAAACCGTTGTTAGATATTCTAGATACGCTGGGCGGATGGCCGGTTCTAAAAGGTGATCAATGGGACTCGGACTCTTCTTGGTCGTGGGTTAAGTCGGTCAAAGATTTCCGCCAGCAAGGTTACAGCACCGAttactttttcgatttttctgttggaacagatttgaaaaACTCTACCCGCAGAATCATTGAT ACGGATCAAGCTGCACTGGGAATTAGTCGTGAATATCTAGTCAAGGGCTTCGAAAGTCCTATAGTATCGGCCTATTATAGCTATATGGTTGATATGGCTGTGTTGCTGGGCGCCGAAGAATCACGTGCCAAGCGAGAACTTCTGGATTCGTTgaattttgaaattgctcttgcTAACATTTCATTGCCGAATGAGAAACGCCGCAATGCTACAGCGTTGTACAACCCAATGACTGTTAAGGAGTTCCAGAAAAAATATCCCTATACCAATTGGGTCGATTATTTCAATGCCATTCTTAAGGACACTGGAATAACGATTGATGAAAATGAAGTCATTATCGTTAGTGTTCCAAACTTTATGGAGCAATTGGGACCGCTACTTCAAAATACGCCGAAACGTACTATGGCAAACTACGTAATGTGGCGGATAAGTggattttcgtcatttttcctTACCGAAAAGCTCCGAAAGAGGCAGTTGCAGTACAGTACGGCATTGAGTGGTAAACAGGAACAAGAACCTCGGTGGAAAGAATGCGTCGATATTACATCCGGAAGTCTGCCAATTTCAGTTGGAGCACTTTACATTAGAAAATATTTCAGAGAAGATTCCAAACGAGCAGCTTTGGATATGGTGAATGACATTAAGGCCATATTTGTTGGTATTCTTCAAAAGGTAGACTGGATGGATGAGGTCACACGGAAATCAGCGTTGGAGAAAGTGGGATCAATGGTCACCCACATCGGATATCCAGACGAACTGATGGACGACAATAAAATCGCTGAATACTATGAAGATCTCCAATTTAAACCAGAGGATAATTACCTAAACACAATTCTATACATGAACCAGTTTGGAACCACTAAAGCATTTAAAAAACTCCGTCAAGCGGTTAACAAAACCGACTGGATCACCCACTCAAGGCCGGCCGTTGTCAACGCATTTTACTCATCGATTGAAAACAGTATTC AATTCCCAGCGGGTATACTACAGGGTCAATTCTTTTCGTACGACCGTCCAAAATACATGAACTACGGTGCCATAGGATTCGTCATCGGACATGAAATAACGCATGGTTTCGACGACCAAGGTCGTCAGTTCGACAAAAACGGTAATCTAGTTGATTGGTGGCAAACGGACACCAAAACGGCCTATCTGGAAAAGGCTCGCTGCATCATTGAACAGTACGGAAACTACACCGAACCCAACGTAAAGCTGAATCTGAACGGAATCAATACGCAGGGAGAAAACATCGCCGATAATGGAGGCATAAAGGAAGCGTACTACGCCTACCGGAAATGGGCCGAGAAAAATGGGCCCGAACCACGCCTGCCCGGACTGGAAATGACACCGGAGCAAATGTTCTGGCTATCGGCTGCCCAAACCTGGTGCTCCGTATATCGACCTGAGACGATGAAAATGCGAATCACAACCGGAGTTCATTCGCCGGGACAATTCCGAGTGCTCGGTCCGATGAGCAATATGgttgagttttcgaaagacttCAACTGTCCCTCCGGATCGCCAATGAACCCGGAGCAGAAATGTGAAGTTTGGTAG
- the LOC128741844 gene encoding neprilysin-2-like isoform X1, with the protein MESSQHIANSRSSLVSSDGIALMFNRLPKNPSWWRRRTALEKVLTLISIVCAIAVVALLVSLLTVLLSERINKADNGTSHSPQALTGSRRGKTIKFGSSAGKETDDLCLTPGCIHSASKALEQMDSSVEPCDDFYNYACGRMVRETNIPDEKVSVNTFSVIGDRLQEQLRSLVSEEIGENEGTPFKLAKNLFKLCMNKTRIEEKGTKPLLDILDTLGGWPVLKGDQWDSDSSWSWVKSVKDFRQQGYSTDYFFDFSVGTDLKNSTRRIIDTDQAALGISREYLVKGFESPIVSAYYSYMVDMAVLLGAEESRAKRELLDSLNFEIALANISLPNEKRRNATALYNPMTVKEFQKKYPYTNWVDYFNAILKDTGITIDENEVIIVSVPNFMEQLGPLLQNTPKRTMANYVMWRISGFSSFFLTEKLRKRQLQYSTALSGKQEQEPRWKECVDITSGSLPISVGALYIRKYFREDSKRAALDMVNDIKAIFVGILQKVDWMDEVTRKSALEKVGSMVTHIGYPDELMDDNKIAEYYEDLQFKPEDNYLNTILYMNQFGTTKAFKKLRQAVNKTDWITHSRPAVVNAFYSSIENSIQFPAGILQGQFFSYDRPKYMNYGAIGFVIGHEITHGFDDQGRQFDKNGNLVDWWQTDTKTAYLEKARCIIEQYGNYTEPNVKLNLNGINTQGENIADNGGIKEAYYAYRKWAEKNGPEPRLPGLEMTPEQMFWLSAAQTWCSVYRPETMKMRITTGVHSPGQFRVLGPMSNMVEFSKDFNCPSGSPMNPEQKCEVW; encoded by the exons ATGGAAAGTTCTCAACATATCGCCAACAGTCGCAGTTCACTGGTCAGTAGTGACGGGATAGCTCTCATGTTCAATCGACTGCCAAA AAATCCCAGCTGGTGGCGACGTCGAACTGCGCTGGAGAAAGTCCTTACCCTGATCAGTATCGTATGTGCCATTGCTGTTGTGGCTCTGCTGGTTTCACTTCTCACGGTGCTGCTTTCCGAACGGATCAATAAAG CGGACAACGGTACATCTCATTCGCCACAAGCTTTAACCGGTTCTCGACGAGGCAAAACCATTAAATTTGGCTCCAGCGCGGGAAAGGAGACGGACGACCTGTGTCTGACGCCAGGATGCATCCATTCGG CCTCCAAAGCACTGGAACAGATGGACTCCAGCGTGGAGCCATGCGATGACTTCTACAATTACGCTTGTGGAAGAATGGTCCGAGAGACCAACATCCCGGACGAGAAAGTTTCGGTTAACACCTTCTCGGTAATAGGTGACCGGCTCCAGGAGCAGCTGCGTTCGCTGGTTAGTGAGGAAATCGGCGAGAATGAAGGGACACCATTCAAACTGGCGAAGAACCTTTTCAAGTTGTGCATGAACAAAA CACGCATTGAAGAAAAGGGCACCAAACCGTTGTTAGATATTCTAGATACGCTGGGCGGATGGCCGGTTCTAAAAGGTGATCAATGGGACTCGGACTCTTCTTGGTCGTGGGTTAAGTCGGTCAAAGATTTCCGCCAGCAAGGTTACAGCACCGAttactttttcgatttttctgttggaacagatttgaaaaACTCTACCCGCAGAATCATTGAT ACGGATCAAGCTGCACTGGGAATTAGTCGTGAATATCTAGTCAAGGGCTTCGAAAGTCCTATAGTATCGGCCTATTATAGCTATATGGTTGATATGGCTGTGTTGCTGGGCGCCGAAGAATCACGTGCCAAGCGAGAACTTCTGGATTCGTTgaattttgaaattgctcttgcTAACATTTCATTGCCGAATGAGAAACGCCGCAATGCTACAGCGTTGTACAACCCAATGACTGTTAAGGAGTTCCAGAAAAAATATCCCTATACCAATTGGGTCGATTATTTCAATGCCATTCTTAAGGACACTGGAATAACGATTGATGAAAATGAAGTCATTATCGTTAGTGTTCCAAACTTTATGGAGCAATTGGGACCGCTACTTCAAAATACGCCGAAACGTACTATGGCAAACTACGTAATGTGGCGGATAAGTggattttcgtcatttttcctTACCGAAAAGCTCCGAAAGAGGCAGTTGCAGTACAGTACGGCATTGAGTGGTAAACAGGAACAAGAACCTCGGTGGAAAGAATGCGTCGATATTACATCCGGAAGTCTGCCAATTTCAGTTGGAGCACTTTACATTAGAAAATATTTCAGAGAAGATTCCAAACGAGCAGCTTTGGATATGGTGAATGACATTAAGGCCATATTTGTTGGTATTCTTCAAAAGGTAGACTGGATGGATGAGGTCACACGGAAATCAGCGTTGGAGAAAGTGGGATCAATGGTCACCCACATCGGATATCCAGACGAACTGATGGACGACAATAAAATCGCTGAATACTATGAAGATCTCCAATTTAAACCAGAGGATAATTACCTAAACACAATTCTATACATGAACCAGTTTGGAACCACTAAAGCATTTAAAAAACTCCGTCAAGCGGTTAACAAAACCGACTGGATCACCCACTCAAGGCCGGCCGTTGTCAACGCATTTTACTCATCGATTGAAAACAGTATTC AATTCCCAGCGGGTATACTACAGGGTCAATTCTTTTCGTACGACCGTCCAAAATACATGAACTACGGTGCCATAGGATTCGTCATCGGACATGAAATAACGCATGGTTTCGACGACCAAGGTCGTCAGTTCGACAAAAACGGTAATCTAGTTGATTGGTGGCAAACGGACACCAAAACGGCCTATCTGGAAAAGGCTCGCTGCATCATTGAACAGTACGGAAACTACACCGAACCCAACGTAAAGCTGAATCTGAACGGAATCAATACGCAGGGAGAAAACATCGCCGATAATGGAGGCATAAAGGAAGCGTACTACGCCTACCGGAAATGGGCCGAGAAAAATGGGCCCGAACCACGCCTGCCCGGACTGGAAATGACACCGGAGCAAATGTTCTGGCTATCGGCTGCCCAAACCTGGTGCTCCGTATATCGACCTGAGACGATGAAAATGCGAATCACAACCGGAGTTCATTCGCCGGGACAATTCCGAGTGCTCGGTCCGATGAGCAATATGgttgagttttcgaaagacttCAACTGTCCCTCCGGATCGCCAATGAACCCGGAGCAGAAATGTGAAGTTTGGTAG